The following proteins are co-located in the Dyadobacter chenwenxiniae genome:
- a CDS encoding M28 family peptidase: MKKIVQVVLVGGLFVLFAGFSAIDKKWEKPFSRLDNEVRKNSKAYQTLGEATKTIGHRLTGSVNGEKAEEYAFQLLKSYGFTDVSYQPFEVEAWMRDTVTLSIAPSSSDNFREVPVVSLAHSPVESKLQGEIVDVGNGLEEDFEAIKERIKGKVALANINLVGAAGKKNLHRSEKTALAIKYGATGVIMVNGAPGKILLTGTASVTGAIISIPAVCISNDSGGELRKWLKEEGPLEAHIDMHNISKPIKARNVIATLRGKSDERVIIGGHLDSWDLATGAIDNGIGSFAVMDIARAFKALKVKPERTIQFVLFMGEEQGLLGSKHFVSELKKSGEINKVSYMMNLDMTNDPRGVNAFGRDEMNEFFASVGSAIQHVDQSFKNESSNRAGLHSDHQPFMLEGVPIAGLSGHLDPNVLQCYHADCDDFSLVNKDQFENTVRIASMYLYALANTETIAVSKLSDAKTRDYLISQGLKEELVIGQEWRWEQ, encoded by the coding sequence ATGAAAAAAATTGTACAAGTGGTTTTGGTTGGTGGCTTATTTGTTTTGTTCGCCGGATTTAGTGCTATTGATAAAAAATGGGAAAAACCCTTCTCCCGGCTTGATAATGAAGTAAGAAAAAACAGCAAAGCGTATCAGACGCTAGGTGAAGCAACAAAGACTATCGGGCATAGGTTAACAGGCAGTGTAAACGGGGAAAAAGCCGAGGAATACGCATTTCAACTCCTGAAAAGTTACGGATTTACAGATGTTTCATATCAGCCATTTGAGGTAGAAGCGTGGATGCGCGACACGGTAACTCTGTCCATTGCACCGAGCAGCAGCGATAATTTCAGAGAAGTTCCGGTTGTCTCGCTGGCGCATTCGCCTGTCGAGTCCAAGTTGCAAGGCGAAATTGTGGATGTAGGCAATGGGCTTGAAGAAGATTTCGAAGCAATTAAGGAAAGAATAAAGGGTAAAGTCGCGCTCGCTAACATCAATCTCGTTGGGGCAGCTGGCAAGAAAAACCTGCACCGTTCTGAAAAAACGGCGCTGGCAATTAAATACGGTGCAACCGGTGTAATCATGGTGAACGGTGCGCCGGGCAAAATCCTGCTTACAGGAACAGCTTCGGTAACTGGTGCAATCATTTCGATCCCGGCGGTTTGTATTTCAAATGACAGCGGAGGAGAACTGCGTAAATGGTTAAAGGAGGAAGGGCCTCTGGAAGCCCACATTGATATGCACAACATTTCCAAGCCCATCAAAGCAAGAAATGTAATTGCAACGCTCAGAGGTAAATCGGATGAAAGAGTGATTATTGGCGGCCACCTGGATTCCTGGGATCTGGCAACAGGCGCAATCGACAACGGTATCGGCTCCTTTGCGGTAATGGACATTGCAAGAGCCTTCAAAGCACTGAAAGTGAAGCCTGAGCGCACAATCCAGTTCGTTTTGTTCATGGGCGAAGAACAAGGTTTGCTGGGTTCAAAGCACTTTGTTAGTGAATTGAAGAAGTCCGGTGAGATCAATAAGGTAAGTTATATGATGAACCTGGATATGACGAATGACCCGAGAGGCGTTAATGCTTTTGGAAGGGATGAAATGAATGAATTCTTTGCAAGTGTGGGCAGTGCCATTCAGCATGTTGACCAGTCTTTCAAAAATGAGTCGTCAAACCGTGCCGGATTACACAGCGATCACCAGCCATTTATGCTTGAAGGAGTCCCCATCGCGGGCTTATCCGGTCACTTGGATCCGAATGTGTTGCAATGCTATCATGCTGATTGCGACGATTTTAGTCTGGTAAATAAAGACCAATTTGAAAATACCGTGCGCATTGCATCCATGTATCTGTATGCGCTGGCAAACACTGAGACCATTGCCGTTTCCAAGCTTTCCGATGCCAAAACCCGTGATTATCTGATTTCCCAGGGATTGAAAGAAGAATTGGTCATCGGGCAGGAGTGGCGGTGGGAACAATAA